Proteins from a genomic interval of Staphylococcus debuckii:
- the folP gene encoding dihydropteroate synthase, producing the protein MAHTKIMGILNVTPDSFSDGGKYNSVETAVARVKEMMDEGVDIVDIGGVSTRPGHSEVTLEDELERVIPVVRALSDFNVQLSVDTFRSEVAEQALEAGATMINDQWAGLYDSKMFETVARYNAEIVLMHNGDGERDEPIMDEMLLYLLKQAHRAEEAGIAHDNIWIDPGIGFAKSRVEERTVMNRLDELVATEYPVLLATSRKRFIKEMIETDSRPEERDEATAATTAYGIMQGVKAVRVHNVKLNARIAQGIDYLKENE; encoded by the coding sequence ATGGCACATACAAAGATTATGGGAATATTGAATGTCACACCGGATTCTTTTTCAGATGGCGGAAAGTATAATTCAGTAGAGACAGCTGTTGCCCGTGTGAAAGAAATGATGGATGAAGGTGTCGATATTGTGGATATCGGAGGCGTTTCAACTCGCCCAGGACACAGCGAGGTAACTTTAGAAGATGAATTAGAACGTGTCATTCCGGTAGTACGCGCACTTTCTGACTTTAATGTTCAACTTTCAGTAGATACTTTCAGAAGCGAAGTGGCAGAACAAGCTTTAGAAGCCGGCGCAACCATGATTAATGATCAATGGGCAGGCTTGTATGATTCTAAAATGTTTGAAACTGTGGCACGCTATAATGCAGAAATTGTACTGATGCACAATGGAGACGGCGAACGTGATGAACCTATTATGGATGAAATGCTCTTGTATTTACTAAAACAAGCGCATCGTGCAGAAGAAGCAGGTATTGCTCATGATAATATTTGGATTGACCCAGGCATTGGGTTCGCTAAAAGCAGAGTAGAAGAGCGTACAGTAATGAATCGATTAGATGAGCTTGTAGCAACTGAGTACCCTGTACTATTAGCAACGAGCCGTAAACGTTTCATCAAAGAAATGATTGAAACAGATTCTCGTCCAGAAGAACGTGATGAAGCAACAGCCGCTACAACAGCTTATGGTATTATGCAGGGAGTCAAGGCTGTCAGAGTACATAATGTTAAACTGAACGCGCGTATTGCTCAAGGTATAGATTACTTAAAGGAGAATGAATAA
- the cysK gene encoding cysteine synthase A: MAKKPVDNIVQIIGDTPVVKLRNVVPEDAADVYVKLEYQNPGGSVKDRIALAMIEKAEREGAIKPGDTIVEPTSGNTGIGLAFVAAAKGYKAVFTMPETMSIERRNLLKAYGAEVVLTPGSEAMKGAIKKAKELKEEYGYYEPQQFENPANPLVHELTTGPELVDQFEDKTIDAFLAGVGTGGTLTGVGKVLKKQYPNIEIVAIEPEDSPVLSGGEPGPHKLQGLGAGFVPDTLDTQIYDEVIKVGNEIAMETSRRVAKEEGILAGISSGAAIHAAIQKAKELGKGKTVVTVLPSNGERYLSTPLYSFEEK; the protein is encoded by the coding sequence ATGGCAAAGAAACCTGTAGATAATATTGTTCAAATTATTGGAGATACACCCGTTGTTAAACTACGCAATGTAGTACCTGAAGACGCAGCTGATGTTTATGTGAAATTAGAATATCAAAATCCAGGCGGCTCAGTTAAAGACCGTATTGCTTTAGCAATGATTGAAAAAGCTGAAAGAGAAGGCGCAATTAAACCAGGCGATACAATTGTAGAACCAACAAGTGGTAACACTGGTATCGGTTTAGCATTCGTTGCAGCTGCTAAAGGTTATAAAGCAGTCTTTACAATGCCTGAAACAATGAGTATTGAACGTCGTAACTTATTAAAAGCTTACGGTGCAGAAGTAGTATTAACACCTGGATCAGAAGCGATGAAAGGTGCAATTAAAAAAGCTAAAGAATTAAAAGAAGAATACGGTTATTATGAACCTCAACAATTCGAAAACCCTGCAAACCCACTGGTTCATGAATTGACAACTGGTCCAGAATTAGTTGACCAATTCGAAGATAAAACAATCGATGCTTTCTTAGCAGGTGTCGGTACAGGCGGAACATTGACAGGTGTCGGCAAAGTCTTGAAAAAACAATATCCAAATATTGAAATTGTAGCCATCGAACCAGAAGATTCACCTGTATTAAGTGGCGGAGAACCAGGACCACACAAATTACAAGGTTTAGGTGCAGGATTTGTTCCTGATACTTTAGACACTCAAATTTATGATGAAGTTATCAAAGTAGGCAATGAAATTGCGATGGAAACTTCTCGTCGTGTAGCTAAAGAAGAAGGTATCTTAGCAGGTATTTCTTCAGGAGCTGCCATTCATGCTGCTATTCAAAAAGCTAAAGAATTAGGCAAAGGTAAAACAGTTGTTACTGTATTGCCAAGTAACGGCGAACGTTATCTTTCAACTCCGCTTTATTCTTTTGAAGAAAAATAA
- the hslO gene encoding Hsp33 family molecular chaperone HslO, which translates to MTQDYIVKALAFDGDIRAYAAVTTNAVQEAQTRHYTWPTASAALGRTMTATAMMGAMLKGEQKLTVTVDGHGPIGRIVADADAKGDIRGYVTNPQTHFPLNEQGKLDVRRAVGTDGTLTVVKDVGLKDYFSGSSPIVSGELGDDFTYYYATSEQVPSSVGLGVLVNPDNSIKASGGFIIQVMPNAKEETIDKVEKAISNMTPVSKLIDQGLSPEELLTEILGKENVKFLETVPVKFECNCSHEKFLNAIKGLGEAEIQAMIDEDHGAEAECHFCRAKYQYSEAELKGLIEELNA; encoded by the coding sequence ATGACACAAGATTATATCGTAAAAGCATTAGCATTTGATGGTGACATCCGTGCTTATGCAGCGGTTACCACAAATGCGGTGCAAGAAGCGCAAACAAGACACTATACATGGCCTACAGCATCCGCGGCACTAGGTCGTACAATGACTGCCACAGCTATGATGGGTGCAATGTTGAAAGGTGAACAGAAATTAACAGTAACGGTAGATGGCCATGGTCCTATCGGCCGTATTGTAGCGGATGCCGATGCTAAAGGAGATATTCGTGGTTATGTTACAAACCCACAAACACATTTCCCATTAAATGAACAAGGTAAATTAGACGTACGTCGTGCAGTGGGTACAGATGGTACATTGACGGTTGTTAAAGATGTCGGCTTGAAAGATTATTTCTCAGGTTCAAGCCCGATTGTCTCTGGTGAACTCGGAGATGACTTTACGTATTACTATGCAACAAGTGAGCAAGTTCCTTCTTCAGTAGGACTTGGCGTGCTAGTCAATCCGGATAATTCAATCAAAGCCTCAGGTGGTTTCATCATTCAAGTTATGCCGAATGCGAAAGAAGAAACAATCGATAAAGTTGAGAAAGCAATCAGTAACATGACACCTGTTTCGAAATTAATTGATCAAGGTTTGTCACCTGAAGAATTGTTGACAGAAATCCTTGGTAAAGAAAATGTGAAATTCTTAGAAACAGTCCCTGTTAAATTTGAATGTAACTGTAGCCACGAAAAGTTCTTAAATGCCATCAAAGGATTAGGAGAAGCTGAGATTCAAGCGATGATTGATGAAGACCATGGTGCAGAAGCAGAATGCCATTTTTGTCGTGCTAAATACCAATATAGTGAAGCGGAACTTAAAGGATTAATTGAAGAACTCAATGCATAA
- the ftsH gene encoding ATP-dependent zinc metalloprotease FtsH: protein MQKAFRNVLVIAIIGVFIFGLFSWLNGNGNMPKQLSYTQFSNKLEKGDLKTLEIQPEQNVYLVSGKTKNGEDYSSTMLYNNQKDLQKVTDEAHKQKDLKFTVKEEEKQSVFVSILSTLIPVLVIALLFIFFLSQAQGGGGGGRMMNFGKSKAKMYDNQKRRVRFSDVAGADEEKQELIEIVDFLKDNKKFKDMGSRIPKGVLLVGPPGTGKTLLARAVAGEAGVPFFSISGSDFVEMFVGVGASRVRDLFENAKKNAPCIIFIDEIDAVGRQRGAGVGGGHDEREQTLNQLLVEMDGFGENEGIIMIAATNRPDILDPALLRPGRFDRQIQVGRPDVKGREAILYVHARNKPLDETVDLKAIAQRTPGFSGADLENLLNEASLIAVRDGKKKIDMRDIEEATDRVIAGPAKKSRVISEKERNIVAHHEAGHTIIGMVLDEAEVVHKVTIVPRGQAGGYAMMLPKQDRFLMTEPELLDKICGLLGGRVSEDINFNEVSTGASNDFERATQIARSMVTEYGMSKKLGPMQFTKGSGQVFLGKDMQGDPEYSGQIAYEIDKEVQRIIKEQYERCKQILTEHLDQLKLIAKTLLTEETLVREQIHSLFYDGKLPEVNYDEAKVVNHGDEDFKEGKFGKSYDEILDEVQDEDKKYQEEEAEVDEQEKQQKENEEHKHEDSQRENDTDVPNHRDNHSSDADKNDRRND from the coding sequence ATGCAGAAAGCTTTTCGCAATGTGCTTGTAATCGCAATCATTGGCGTTTTTATATTCGGTTTATTTTCCTGGCTGAATGGTAATGGCAATATGCCAAAGCAACTTTCTTATACACAGTTCTCGAATAAACTCGAAAAAGGCGATTTGAAAACTTTAGAAATCCAGCCTGAACAGAACGTGTATCTAGTAAGCGGAAAAACCAAGAACGGTGAAGATTATTCTTCAACGATGTTATATAATAACCAAAAAGACTTGCAAAAAGTCACAGATGAAGCACACAAACAAAAAGATTTGAAGTTTACAGTTAAAGAAGAAGAAAAACAAAGTGTATTTGTAAGTATTCTTTCAACATTGATTCCAGTATTGGTTATTGCTTTATTATTTATTTTCTTCCTTAGTCAAGCACAAGGCGGCGGTGGTGGCGGCCGTATGATGAACTTTGGTAAATCCAAAGCGAAAATGTACGATAACCAAAAACGCCGTGTACGTTTCTCTGACGTAGCCGGTGCAGATGAGGAAAAACAAGAATTAATCGAAATTGTAGATTTCTTGAAAGACAATAAGAAATTTAAAGATATGGGCTCTAGAATTCCAAAAGGGGTACTTCTAGTAGGTCCTCCAGGTACAGGTAAAACATTGCTTGCACGTGCAGTTGCAGGTGAAGCAGGTGTTCCATTCTTCTCAATCAGTGGTTCTGATTTCGTTGAAATGTTTGTCGGTGTCGGTGCGAGCCGTGTCCGCGACTTATTCGAAAATGCTAAGAAGAATGCACCTTGTATCATTTTCATCGATGAAATTGACGCAGTAGGACGCCAACGTGGTGCAGGTGTCGGCGGCGGTCACGATGAACGTGAACAAACGTTGAACCAATTACTAGTAGAAATGGATGGCTTCGGTGAAAATGAAGGTATTATCATGATTGCCGCTACTAACCGTCCTGATATCTTAGACCCAGCATTATTACGTCCAGGTCGTTTCGACAGACAAATCCAAGTCGGACGTCCAGACGTTAAAGGCCGTGAAGCCATTCTATATGTACATGCTAGAAACAAACCTCTAGATGAAACAGTAGATTTGAAAGCTATCGCGCAAAGAACGCCAGGCTTCTCTGGTGCCGATTTAGAAAACTTGCTGAACGAAGCGTCGTTAATTGCAGTACGTGACGGCAAGAAGAAAATCGATATGCGTGATATTGAAGAGGCAACAGACCGCGTTATCGCAGGACCAGCTAAAAAATCACGTGTTATTTCTGAAAAAGAACGTAATATCGTGGCACATCATGAAGCCGGTCATACGATTATCGGTATGGTCTTGGATGAAGCAGAAGTGGTACACAAAGTTACCATTGTTCCGCGTGGTCAAGCTGGCGGATACGCAATGATGCTTCCTAAACAAGATCGTTTCTTAATGACTGAACCAGAATTACTTGATAAAATCTGCGGCTTATTAGGTGGTCGTGTATCAGAGGATATCAACTTTAATGAAGTCTCTACAGGAGCTTCGAACGACTTTGAACGTGCAACACAAATTGCGCGCTCTATGGTAACTGAATACGGTATGAGTAAGAAACTCGGACCAATGCAGTTTACTAAAGGAAGCGGCCAAGTCTTCTTAGGTAAAGATATGCAAGGTGACCCAGAATACTCTGGACAAATTGCTTATGAAATCGACAAAGAAGTACAACGTATTATCAAAGAACAATACGAACGTTGTAAACAAATCTTGACTGAGCACTTGGATCAACTTAAATTGATTGCTAAAACATTGTTGACTGAAGAAACTTTAGTACGCGAACAAATCCACTCATTATTCTACGACGGCAAATTGCCTGAAGTGAATTATGATGAAGCTAAAGTAGTTAACCATGGTGATGAAGACTTCAAAGAAGGTAAATTCGGCAAGTCTTATGACGAAATTCTTGATGAAGTACAAGATGAAGATAAAAAGTATCAAGAAGAAGAAGCTGAAGTAGACGAACAAGAAAAACAACAAAAAGAAAACGAAGAACATAAGCATGAAGATTCACAACGTGAAAACGATACTGATGTTCCAAATCATCGCGATAATCATTCATCAGATGCTGATAAAAATGACCGTCGCAACGATTAA
- the hpt gene encoding hypoxanthine phosphoribosyltransferase, with product MKDDLKEILLTEDEIQQICRQLGAEITKDYRGKDLVCIGILKGSAMFMSDLIKRIDTHLSIDFMDVSSYHGGTESTGEVKILKDLGSSIENKDVLIIEDILETGTTLKSITELLKSRHVNSLEIVTLLDKPNRRKADIEAKYVGRKIPDEFVVGYGLDYAEYYRNLPYVGTLKPEVYENK from the coding sequence ATGAAAGATGATTTAAAGGAAATATTACTGACTGAAGATGAAATTCAGCAGATTTGCCGCCAGCTCGGCGCAGAAATTACAAAGGACTACAGAGGAAAAGACCTTGTTTGTATCGGTATCTTAAAAGGGTCTGCCATGTTTATGTCAGATTTAATCAAGCGTATTGATACACATTTATCTATCGATTTCATGGATGTTTCCAGCTACCATGGCGGTACTGAATCGACAGGTGAAGTCAAAATCTTAAAAGATTTAGGCAGCTCAATTGAAAATAAAGACGTATTGATCATCGAAGATATTTTAGAAACAGGTACGACTTTGAAATCTATTACTGAGTTGTTGAAATCACGTCACGTCAACTCTTTAGAAATCGTTACTTTATTAGACAAGCCAAACCGTCGCAAAGCAGATATCGAAGCAAAATATGTCGGTCGCAAAATTCCAGATGAGTTTGTGGTTGGCTATGGTTTAGATTATGCGGAATATTACCGTAATCTTCCATATGTAGGCACTTTGAAACCTGAAGTTTACGAAAATAAATAA
- the tilS gene encoding tRNA lysidine(34) synthetase TilS, giving the protein MKLLNIYTQGWTENDHIALAVSTGVDSMVLLNLLTTELSHTYRKLTVLHVNHGIREASKEEETFIRAYCKQHYIPLHVHHLDLSKLTLQGKSIQSKAREQRYAWFMTQMAAVDANVLMTAHHQDDQLETIFYRIMTGRTTRSPLGMSEKEAYSGIRLVRPLLNVSKEEIRAYQQRHHVPYHEDASNEDNHYVRNDIRNRLFPAIEENSQLDVAQLLKLKHWHDEQFQSLQIFAKDFIARHTEIENEQITVDRAAFNQLNHSQKTTIMDKLLNKWTEHQPISEHAYREWFTQLENSTVQAVIYSTDKWNIQIVYDKFIIMGYTDIDLTPKRIAQPGHYQFGTYQIIINNTLDNTDFPMTLRIRQQGDRFALPHHRGHQKVNRLMINRKVPAYERDRLPILLNKQGEIVAVGSLYTAPNYEKKLEITNLGV; this is encoded by the coding sequence GTGAAGCTATTGAATATTTATACGCAGGGTTGGACAGAAAACGACCACATTGCGCTTGCAGTATCCACTGGGGTGGATAGTATGGTACTGCTCAACTTATTAACAACTGAACTTTCACATACCTATCGAAAATTAACGGTGCTGCATGTGAACCACGGTATCCGTGAAGCCTCGAAAGAAGAAGAAACATTTATACGCGCTTATTGTAAGCAGCACTATATCCCTTTGCATGTGCATCATTTGGATTTATCAAAACTTACCCTTCAAGGGAAGAGTATTCAATCAAAAGCGCGAGAGCAGCGTTATGCTTGGTTTATGACTCAGATGGCTGCGGTGGATGCGAATGTTTTAATGACTGCCCATCATCAAGATGATCAGTTAGAAACTATTTTTTATCGCATTATGACTGGCAGAACGACACGCAGTCCGTTAGGTATGTCTGAAAAGGAAGCATACTCAGGTATCCGCTTGGTTCGTCCTTTGCTCAACGTATCTAAAGAAGAAATCAGAGCTTACCAGCAACGTCATCACGTTCCGTATCATGAAGATGCCTCTAATGAGGATAATCATTATGTACGAAATGACATTCGAAACCGTTTGTTTCCGGCAATAGAAGAAAATTCACAATTAGACGTTGCGCAATTATTGAAATTGAAACATTGGCATGATGAACAATTTCAATCTTTACAGATTTTTGCGAAAGACTTTATCGCACGGCATACCGAAATTGAGAATGAGCAGATAACAGTGGACCGTGCAGCCTTTAATCAATTGAATCATTCACAAAAGACGACAATTATGGATAAATTGTTAAATAAATGGACGGAGCATCAACCGATTTCAGAACATGCATATCGTGAATGGTTTACACAATTGGAAAATTCAACAGTACAAGCTGTAATTTATTCGACAGATAAATGGAATATTCAAATTGTGTATGATAAATTTATAATAATGGGTTATACAGATATAGATTTAACACCGAAGCGGATTGCACAACCAGGACATTATCAGTTTGGTACATATCAAATTATAATTAATAATACGCTAGATAATACTGATTTTCCGATGACTTTACGTATCCGGCAGCAAGGCGACCGTTTTGCCTTGCCTCATCACAGAGGACATCAGAAAGTCAACCGCTTGATGATCAATCGCAAAGTTCCAGCTTATGAACGCGATCGATTACCCATATTGCTGAATAAACAAGGGGAGATAGTCGCAGTCGGCTCACTTTATACTGCGCCGAATTATGAAAAAAAACTAGAGATCACAAATTTAGGAGTGTAA
- a CDS encoding S1 domain-containing RNA-binding protein produces MSIEVGSKLKGKVTGIKKFGAFVELPEGKSGLVHISEVADKYVENVEEHLSVGDEVEVKVLSIADDGKISLSIKKAKDRPKRQHHRGGNHHHGKPAQSKPEDFEKKLSNFLKDSEEKMTSIKRQAESRRGGRGSRR; encoded by the coding sequence ATGTCAATCGAAGTAGGAAGCAAGCTTAAAGGGAAAGTCACTGGTATCAAGAAATTTGGTGCGTTTGTAGAATTACCTGAAGGGAAAAGTGGCTTAGTTCACATCAGTGAAGTTGCAGACAAATATGTTGAAAATGTAGAAGAACATTTGTCTGTTGGAGATGAAGTAGAAGTTAAGGTACTATCTATTGCTGATGACGGCAAAATTAGTCTTTCAATTAAAAAAGCAAAAGATCGTCCAAAAAGACAACACCATAGAGGCGGGAACCACCACCATGGCAAACCGGCACAAAGCAAACCAGAGGACTTTGAAAAGAAATTAAGCAACTTCTTAAAAGATAGTGAAGAGAAAATGACTTCTATCAAACGTCAAGCTGAATCTAGAAGAGGCGGCAGAGGTTCAAGACGCTAA
- the divIC gene encoding cell division protein DivIC: MNRKVEQMENQYIEKENRKKKRHEMKKRVVKRRVTLFAGILLAIILILSIVVITQIKSNADDAKERKAKEEKFQKQQDEEIALKEQLNNLNNKDYIEKIARDDYYLSNDGEVIFKLPKDKK; encoded by the coding sequence ATGAATAGAAAAGTAGAACAGATGGAGAATCAATATATCGAAAAAGAAAACCGCAAAAAGAAACGTCATGAGATGAAAAAGCGGGTTGTGAAGCGCCGTGTCACGTTGTTTGCGGGTATTCTGCTGGCGATTATATTAATACTTTCTATCGTGGTGATCACCCAAATCAAAAGCAATGCAGACGATGCTAAAGAACGTAAAGCCAAAGAAGAAAAGTTTCAGAAGCAGCAAGATGAAGAAATCGCTTTGAAAGAACAGTTGAATAACTTAAATAACAAAGATTATATCGAAAAAATTGCACGTGACGATTATTATTTAAGTAATGACGGCGAAGTGATTTTCAAATTGCCGAAAGATAAAAAATAA
- a CDS encoding RNA-binding S4 domain-containing protein: MRLDKFLKVSRLIKRRTLAKEVSDQGRVQVNGHTAKAGTDVKVDDEVVIRFGQRIVTIKVTGLNEHASKENAKGMYELVKEERINDND; encoded by the coding sequence GTGAGATTAGACAAGTTTTTAAAAGTTTCACGTTTAATCAAACGCCGTACATTGGCTAAAGAAGTCAGTGACCAAGGACGTGTGCAGGTGAATGGCCATACAGCTAAAGCCGGCACAGATGTGAAAGTCGACGATGAAGTGGTGATTCGCTTCGGCCAACGTATTGTTACTATCAAAGTAACAGGATTAAACGAACATGCTTCTAAAGAAAATGCTAAAGGCATGTACGAACTCGTCAAAGAAGAACGTATTAACGACAATGATTAA
- a CDS encoding MazG nucleotide pyrophosphohydrolase domain-containing protein, whose protein sequence is MTHTITIAGLGNYGLEELPLGVYRFLINAPKVYARTLEHPVIQELRETENVEIEWLSFDEVYEAHDEFAEVYKEIVAQLVEAAQTEDVVYAVPGHPRVAETTTAMLTAYAAEHGDVAVRVLGGKSFIDDVFEAVQVDPNDGFTLLDGTALKPEQLNIRTHTLITQVYSAMTAGDLKLTLMERYPDDYHVWIVDGARSTGAELIETPLFELDHHDLFSNLTSVFIPRIEDADLMHRDFDFAESVIDTLVDDDKGCPWDKQQTHASLKRYLLEETFELFEAIDNEDDWHMIEELGDILLQVMLHTSIGKKEGYMDVHEVIESMNDKMIRRHPHIFGEAQADNLEDLKEIWQDAKAKEGKQERVKFEKVFADHFMALYDDIKNKDYNEAELKAFLEKKEGK, encoded by the coding sequence ATGACACATACGATTACTATTGCAGGTTTAGGCAACTATGGATTAGAGGAGTTGCCGTTAGGTGTGTACCGCTTTTTAATCAATGCACCTAAAGTTTACGCACGTACATTGGAGCACCCAGTGATACAAGAACTTCGCGAGACTGAAAATGTAGAGATAGAGTGGTTGAGTTTCGATGAAGTATACGAAGCGCATGATGAATTTGCTGAAGTCTATAAAGAGATTGTGGCGCAGTTAGTTGAAGCGGCCCAAACAGAAGATGTGGTCTATGCGGTGCCCGGCCACCCTAGAGTTGCTGAAACGACAACCGCTATGTTGACAGCCTATGCTGCAGAGCATGGCGACGTAGCGGTTCGCGTTCTGGGAGGCAAAAGCTTTATCGATGATGTCTTTGAAGCAGTACAAGTCGATCCGAACGATGGATTTACATTGCTGGATGGTACTGCGCTCAAACCAGAACAGTTGAATATCCGTACGCACACTTTGATTACTCAAGTATATAGTGCCATGACTGCAGGCGATTTAAAACTCACCTTAATGGAACGTTATCCAGACGATTATCACGTATGGATTGTAGATGGTGCGCGCAGCACAGGAGCAGAATTGATTGAAACGCCGTTATTTGAGTTAGATCATCATGATTTATTCAGTAATTTGACCAGTGTATTTATTCCGCGCATTGAAGATGCAGATTTAATGCATCGTGATTTTGACTTTGCGGAAAGTGTTATCGATACTTTAGTAGATGACGACAAAGGTTGTCCATGGGATAAACAACAAACGCATGCTTCCTTGAAACGTTATTTGCTTGAAGAAACTTTCGAGCTTTTCGAAGCCATAGATAATGAAGATGATTGGCACATGATTGAGGAGTTAGGCGATATCTTGCTGCAAGTAATGCTGCATACGAGTATCGGCAAAAAAGAAGGCTACATGGATGTACACGAAGTCATTGAAAGTATGAATGATAAAATGATTCGACGCCACCCTCATATTTTTGGCGAAGCTCAAGCAGATAATCTCGAGGATTTGAAAGAGATTTGGCAAGATGCTAAAGCAAAAGAAGGCAAACAAGAACGCGTTAAATTTGAGAAAGTATTTGCAGACCATTTTATGGCGTTGTATGATGATATCAAAAATAAAGACTATAATGAGGCAGAACTGAAAGCCTTTTTAGAAAAGAAAGAGGGAAAATAG
- a CDS encoding polysaccharide biosynthesis protein, giving the protein MKRKSAFNGVVILTLALIAVKILSAIYRVPYQNVLGDAGLYAYQQVYPFLSLATILSMNAIPSAVTQNFGEHWTAKRISQVMIWIQAACFVIFLVVFTGAPLIARIMGDMHLTPMIRMASCSFLVVGILGVLRGSYQSRQQMELPAYSQVIEQIVRVGIILVMIIIFAISDWTIYQIGKWSILASALGFLAAALYLMWQRPFQFQWHWRDKETDWRVWQRLTAAIIIFAASHLIVTTWQLMDSFSVIRELQHYGLPFKEAIVEKGIYDRGASFIQIGLIVTTTFCFVLIPLLTNAFQEGRFERMNRYANASLKITVTISVAAGVGLMNLLPLMNRVFFKNDVLTATLVVYMLTVICVSLIMINIALLEVRQQSRLILIAFASGAALKLIINVLLIPRIGIIGASISTVSSLCLFAGVLQWRTFQFYRFRHLRTFVLKLVVSMLGMTCAVQVVMWVLPTAGRLTGMLELLVAALAGVGVVIEAIAGLNLLTYRELQHMPFGDKLYHFKKGRK; this is encoded by the coding sequence ATGAAGCGTAAGTCAGCGTTTAATGGTGTTGTCATTCTTACGCTTGCACTGATTGCAGTTAAAATACTCAGTGCCATTTATCGCGTACCATACCAAAACGTCTTAGGTGACGCAGGACTCTATGCTTACCAGCAAGTGTATCCATTTCTATCCCTTGCTACCATTTTATCCATGAACGCTATCCCTAGCGCAGTCACACAAAATTTCGGCGAACATTGGACAGCGAAACGCATCAGTCAAGTCATGATTTGGATACAAGCAGCCTGCTTCGTTATTTTCTTAGTCGTCTTTACTGGTGCACCCTTGATTGCACGAATAATGGGTGACATGCATCTTACACCGATGATAAGAATGGCCAGCTGCAGCTTTTTAGTCGTCGGCATTCTCGGTGTATTGCGCGGTAGCTACCAATCACGCCAACAAATGGAATTGCCCGCCTATTCACAAGTCATAGAACAAATCGTGCGTGTCGGCATTATACTCGTCATGATCATTATATTTGCCATCAGCGACTGGACCATCTATCAAATCGGGAAGTGGTCCATCCTCGCATCCGCACTCGGCTTTTTAGCCGCAGCACTCTACTTGATGTGGCAGCGACCATTTCAATTTCAGTGGCACTGGCGTGACAAAGAAACCGATTGGAGAGTATGGCAACGCTTAACAGCAGCTATTATCATTTTTGCGGCCTCGCACCTGATTGTGACAACTTGGCAACTAATGGATAGTTTCAGCGTCATCCGCGAATTGCAGCATTATGGACTGCCGTTCAAAGAGGCTATTGTTGAAAAAGGTATTTATGATAGAGGCGCTTCCTTTATTCAAATCGGTTTAATCGTGACTACAACATTTTGCTTTGTCTTGATTCCGTTATTAACTAATGCCTTTCAAGAAGGTCGATTTGAACGTATGAACCGCTATGCGAATGCTTCTTTGAAGATTACGGTGACTATCAGTGTGGCAGCGGGTGTCGGATTGATGAATTTACTACCTTTGATGAATCGCGTATTCTTTAAAAATGATGTACTGACAGCAACGTTAGTCGTTTATATGTTAACTGTCATCTGTGTTTCCTTAATTATGATTAATATTGCATTGTTAGAAGTGCGCCAGCAATCGCGGTTGATTTTAATTGCTTTTGCGTCAGGGGCAGCGTTGAAATTAATCATCAACGTACTCTTGATTCCGCGTATCGGTATTATAGGAGCGAGTATCAGTACCGTAAGTTCATTATGCTTGTTTGCAGGCGTGTTGCAATGGCGTACTTTCCAATTTTACCGCTTCCGCCACCTGCGCACCTTTGTGCTGAAACTAGTGGTTTCTATGCTAGGCATGACTTGTGCTGTTCAAGTTGTCATGTGGGTCTTGCCGACTGCTGGACGCTTGACCGGAATGTTAGAATTATTAGTCGCAGCATTGGCTGGTGTAGGTGTCGTAATAGAGGCGATTGCAGGGTTGAACTTGCTGACGTACCGCGAACTGCAGCATATGCCATTCGGAGATAAATTGTATCACTTTAAGAAAGGACGAAAATAA